In the genome of Mauremys mutica isolate MM-2020 ecotype Southern chromosome 8, ASM2049712v1, whole genome shotgun sequence, one region contains:
- the LOC123376242 gene encoding ovomucoid-like, producing the protein MKTAGVFMVLTLVLLCFFSGGASESSNQINCRRYQQTKDPRKIACPRIYRPVCGTNGVTYDNECTLCAAILNGATINLAHTGKCKEKIDCSRYQRTKDPRKIACPRIYRPVCGTNGVTYDNECTLCAAILNGATIGLAHKGQCKEKDDCGEYPKPQKGIQLACATIYRPVCGTNGITYSNKCNLCAARWKTGVNIRIKHEGRCNRKIN; encoded by the exons ATGAAGACAGCTGGTGTCTTCATGGTCCTCACTCTGGTACTTTTATGTTTCTTCTCAG GTGGTGCCAGTGAGTCTTCGAATCAG ATTAATTGCAGAAGATACCAACAAACAAAAGACCCACGCAAGATAGCCTGCCCACGGATCTATAGACCTGTCTGTGGAACTAATGGTGTCACTTATGACAATGAATGTACGCTGTGTGCAGCAATCTT AAATGGGGCTACCATAAACCTGGCACATACAGGAAAATGTAAGGAGAAG ATTGATTGCAGTAGATACCAACGAACAAAAGACCCACGCAAGATAGCCTGCCCACGGATCTATAGACCTGTCTGTGGAACTAATGGTGTCACTTATGACAATGAATGTACGCTGTGTGCAGCAATCTT AAACGGGGCTACCATAGGCCTGGCACATAAAGGACAATGTAAGGAGAAG GATGACTGTGGTGAGTATCCAAAACCACAAAAGGGTATACAGCTTGCCTGCGCAACGATTTACAGACCTGTCTGTGGCACAAATGGCATCACATATAGCAACAAATGTAACTTGTGTGCAGCAAGATG GAAAACTGGAGTCAACATTCGCATAAAGCATGAAGGAAGATGTAACCGCAAG atcaACTAA
- the LOC123376243 gene encoding serine protease inhibitor Kazal-type 1-like produces MKIKGAFVFLSLAFCCFILGVTTQGGSQPDCSKYKTPDGTWIGGCPRNYAPVCGTDGITYSNECLLCEKISETGVPIGIKHKGGC; encoded by the exons ATGAAGATAAAAGGTGCCTTTGTGTTCCTTTCCCTGGCATTTTGCTGCTTCATTTTAG gaGTCACCACTCAAGGTGGGAGTCAG CCTGACTGCAGTAAATACAAAACTCCAGATGGAACCTGGATAGGAGGCTGTCCAAGGAACTATGCACCAGTCTGTGGAACAGATGGCATCACTTACAGCAATGAATGTTTGCTGTGTGAAAAAATCTC GGAAACTGGAGTCCCCATTGGCATAAAGCACAAAGGAGGATGTTAG